A single Fusobacterium hominis DNA region contains:
- the tnpA gene encoding IS200/IS605 family transposase gives MELDSNCHSVFLLYYHLVLVVKYRRNVFDDTISEFAKDMFVRIGVPYHITLVQWNHDKDHVHIMFKAHPKTELTKFINAYKSASSRIIKKEFPHIRKYLWKEMFWSKSFCLLTTGGAPIEVIKKYIEEQGQKSK, from the coding sequence ATGGAATTAGATAGTAATTGTCATTCAGTATTTTTGCTGTATTATCACTTAGTTCTTGTAGTAAAATATAGAAGAAATGTATTTGATGATACAATTTCTGAATTTGCTAAAGATATGTTTGTAAGAATTGGAGTTCCATATCATATTACTTTAGTACAATGGAATCACGATAAAGACCACGTACATATAATGTTCAAGGCTCATCCAAAAACAGAATTGACTAAATTCATAAATGCATATAAATCAGCAAGTTCTAGGATAATAAAAAAAGAATTTCCACATATAAGAAAATATCTGTGGAAAGAAATGTTTTGGTCTAAAAGTTTTTGTTTGTTGACTACTGGAGGAGCTCCTATTGAAGTCATAAAAAAATATATAGAGGAACAAGGGCAGAAGAGTAAATAA
- a CDS encoding manganese efflux pump MntP, translating into MNISNYLLIGISLAMDAFAVCVCQGMAVTENKGKLGIKLGITFGCFQGLMPLLGYKIGNIFSDKISVYGNIIACIILVGIGINMIREAKNEEECSVISDLKTLIILGIATSIDAFIVGLSFAFNLTGKKSPSSIGGAMNCPIVF; encoded by the coding sequence TTGAATATATCAAATTACTTACTTATAGGTATAAGTCTTGCTATGGACGCTTTTGCTGTTTGTGTTTGCCAAGGAATGGCAGTAACTGAAAATAAAGGAAAGTTGGGAATAAAACTAGGAATAACATTTGGTTGTTTTCAAGGATTAATGCCATTATTGGGTTATAAAATTGGGAATATATTTAGTGATAAAATTTCTGTTTATGGAAATATAATAGCATGTATAATTTTAGTAGGAATAGGAATCAATATGATAAGAGAAGCAAAAAATGAAGAAGAATGTAGTGTTATTAGTGATTTAAAAACTTTAATTATATTGGGAATAGCTACAAGTATAGATGCTTTTATTGTTGGCTTAAGTTTTGCTTTTAACCTAACGGGCAAGAAGTCGCCCAGCTCTATAGGTGGTGCGATGAATTGCCCTATTGTTTTTTAG